The window ATGGTAACATGACGGCCATGTTTTTTTTAGAGCTTTTAGCTTCTAAGAAAACctgaaattaaagaaaaaaaaactttctttTGTTTGAGAATACCATCCTTAAAACTGTTTATTTTCACATAAAGTTCCTAATCCAAAAGTTACTTTAAAGAAAAAGCTCCTATTATAACAAAATTATTAGGTagcatatttttttatttagatgtcattttatgagtttattACTTTTAAAAACTTACACACATTTAAATGATGTGCAATGCAAAACCTCAAACCTCAGGCACAAAATAAAGACCAACAAAATTCACCTAGTTCCAAAGTCAAAACTAGAAAATCATAAAAATCCCTCCCACTCCCTTCCTTCCAGAATATTGACTAATACGTTGCAAGTAGGGTCGGGTCTGCACCTGCTCCATGAAAAGGAAAACTCGGGTTCAAAACTGGACCCGAAGCCGGTGGGAATAAACCGATCGTATCCAACAACTCCATAATCAAGCCACCAAACAAATAAGAAACACCCGACACCGCAAACCCAAACGCCATGTAGTAGGAAATAGTCTTGATATAAGACCTGTTGAGGCTCTGGCTCTGCACATACGCTTTTCCGGCCGCCAGTATCATGATGCACACAATCGAAGCGGCAGCCACCGTCAGAAGCTTGAAATCTTTGTCGTTGCTCTCACGGAATGAGAACCCGTACACAACCGGTGGAAGGAACCCAAATACAAGGTACGATAACACAGAAACCAACACGTGAAGCGGGAAATCCACTCTTCGCCCCAAAAGTTGCTGGTATCGATCCTCTTCTGAAGATGAAGATCCTCTGCCTTCGTTTTTCAGGTCCCAAAGCTGCGATTGTAATTGTAATTGTAATTTGTAAACAAACAACATCACagcaaaataacacacacacacacacactaatatcCAAGCAACTTATTACTTACATCATGACTAATCACCAACAATCCGCCAAATATGTTAGCCAATCCCAATGCCAACACATTCACTGCAACCATTCGAAATCatcaataatcaatcaataaataACACTATAAGCCAAGGTAATTATTAATTCCAAACAGGAAAGGCTTATTTGGTTTGCTTACACGTGGAAGCATCAGCACCAACTGCAGAAGCCACAACGCTTAGACTTGCGATTATTTCTAAAAGCCCACCGTAAACGATGCTTTTAACAATGTCCAAACTCCGACCACCTGTTGCCGCCGTTTCACCACCTTGCTCCACAGCACGACTCCCAATTTCAAGATCTAAAACAAACACAATTTTACATCAATTCGAGACAAAAATCatcatatcatttttatttttttaagacgattgattgattaataattaCCTGGATTGTTGTTTTGAATGGTGACATCAAGCACTTGGTTCATTTGTGAATTGTCGATGATTAAAGATCCGATGTTTGGAGGAACATGAAGCGTTAATCCATCAGGATGATGTGAAAAGACAAAATCTTGTTCAGGTTCTACATGATTAAGTGGTGGCTTCACTACAAACATTCCTGGGTAATCACTTTGGCTGTTGAACTCTGTATGGTAAGATGTAACTAGCTGATCGCCATCTGTGTTGTCTGCTAATTGGGAATCTGTTGCAGGGAAACAAAAATAATTCTAatcaatttgaaaagtttaatttccTCTTTTTTGTAAATTTTctatatatatgaacaaatttGCTTACCGTTGCTCTCTATAACATTATTATCTGATTCATCAGCAATTGGTTGTTTAAATGTATTAGATCCTTGTGCTGAAGATGCATTGGAATCTCTATTAACACTTGGAGTAGCTGATTTGATTTGATCTTTTTCCAAATCCATGTTACCATTGGTGGTATGTGAATGTGATCCTACAAAATTCATGTTTAGGCATTTTTTGGTAGGAAACAAATTGCAGTTTTTGTTCCATTAGCACCAATCGTAAGTCTAATGCACGCTAAACACAAACACAGTAGTACAACTACTTGTCATGTCAGTGTAGTTACCTTTGTTGTTTAATTGTTCCACCTTAAATGTGGAGTCTTTGATTTTTCTGTCGTAACAGATATAGAGGTGGATGGGATGTGGGACTTTACAAAAATCAATGTCTAAGGATCGACTACCAAGTTTATAATCATATTAAGATTCTGAGTAATATGAATTTTAAACAATATATATAATGCTTAAAGTATTGTCACAAATCTTCAAAGCAAGAAATGAAGAAACAAATTTGCTTACCGTTGCTCTCTTTTACATTATTATTATCTGATGCATCAGCAATCGGTTGTTTGATAGTATCAAATCCTTGTGGTGAAGGAAGTGCATTCTCATCTCCATTAACAACACTACTTGGAGTAGGAATGTCTGAATCTATGGGATTCGAgtattgttgttgttgctgttgctgATTAACAGTAACAGTAGCTGATTGAACTTGACCATTTTCCATATCCATTTTAACAATTGTGGTAGTTGATGAACCTACAATAGTGAGAGCTCATTCAAGGTTAGAAGATGGAACAGAGACAGAGACCCCACCTTTTTGAGATTAACATTAATCAAAatccatctttttttttttggatagaACAAAAAATTTGCATATCATTTGAGTGTAATTTACCTTGGTTGTTTAATCGCTCCACCTTCTTTGATGCAAAAATTCTAGAAAACCAGCTTTCCTTCACAGAAGTTTGATTGTTTTCTCGGTTGCTTTTATTACCAAACAACTTAAATCCATTCCCTACAACATCAAACAAACATTATGAAATCATGAAAATAAACACCAGTTTTAACGATTATTTCTTCAAGATTCAAACCTGTAGGCATAAAAATGCTGAAACATGACAAACATCTGAATACATC of the Lactuca sativa cultivar Salinas chromosome 6, Lsat_Salinas_v11, whole genome shotgun sequence genome contains:
- the LOC111914191 gene encoding membrane protein of ER body-like protein isoform X1, with protein sequence METTQVEHRWEDQEYDELEESLIDRRKNLKQTPIFTTIDDDLSSNNGGSVGFSNGEDQEKEEEVKDLSQQNGIKVDEDDIEKEKQQTSEYLVYYDADKGIWKCRICSWDYEGNTCVTNHNQRICLFHETKDAGLRLQSSKGEANGVDSTFHGKIPMKDNINITIHNQENDFNIRIHNQENGNGLDFVINNQIGEHEKQNNLSDNSLHPSEISFEEVDKTESSEIEVIKDVEDEFDVETVIKKQETHDLFCPNCNSCITKRVILRKRKRRIPVPGDIAKRNKPETSNPSEVNLVSDDIQPLISNEDDHERDPDVFRCLSCFSIFMPTGNGFKLFGNKSNRENNQTSVKESWFSRIFASKKVERLNNQGSSTTTIVKMDMENGQVQSATVTVNQQQQQQQYSNPIDSDIPTPSSVVNGDENALPSPQGFDTIKQPIADASDNNNVKESNGSHSHTTNGNMDLEKDQIKSATPSVNRDSNASSAQGSNTFKQPIADESDNNVIESNDSQLADNTDGDQLVTSYHTEFNSQSDYPGMFVVKPPLNHVEPEQDFVFSHHPDGLTLHVPPNIGSLIIDNSQMNQVLDVTIQNNNPDLEIGSRAVEQGGETAATGGRSLDIVKSIVYGGLLEIIASLSVVASAVGADASTLNVLALGLANIFGGLLVISHDLWDLKNEGRGSSSSEEDRYQQLLGRRVDFPLHVLVSVLSYLVFGFLPPVVYGFSFRESNDKDFKLLTVAAASIVCIMILAAGKAYVQSQSLNRSYIKTISYYMAFGFAVSGVSYLFGGLIMELLDTIGLFPPASGPVLNPSFPFHGAGADPTLLATY
- the LOC111914191 gene encoding membrane protein of ER body-like protein isoform X2, which gives rise to METTQVEHRWEDQEYDELEESLIDRRKNLKQTPIFTTIDDDLSSNNGGSVGFSNGEDQEKEEEVKDLSQQNGIKVDEDDIEKEKQQTSEYLVYYDADKDAGLRLQSSKGEANGVDSTFHGKIPMKDNINITIHNQENDFNIRIHNQENGNGLDFVINNQIGEHEKQNNLSDNSLHPSEISFEEVDKTESSEIEVIKDVEDEFDVETVIKKQETHDLFCPNCNSCITKRVILRKRKRRIPVPGDIAKRNKPETSNPSEVNLVSDDIQPLISNEDDHERDPDVFRCLSCFSIFMPTGNGFKLFGNKSNRENNQTSVKESWFSRIFASKKVERLNNQGSSTTTIVKMDMENGQVQSATVTVNQQQQQQQYSNPIDSDIPTPSSVVNGDENALPSPQGFDTIKQPIADASDNNNVKESNGSHSHTTNGNMDLEKDQIKSATPSVNRDSNASSAQGSNTFKQPIADESDNNVIESNDSQLADNTDGDQLVTSYHTEFNSQSDYPGMFVVKPPLNHVEPEQDFVFSHHPDGLTLHVPPNIGSLIIDNSQMNQVLDVTIQNNNPDLEIGSRAVEQGGETAATGGRSLDIVKSIVYGGLLEIIASLSVVASAVGADASTLNVLALGLANIFGGLLVISHDLWDLKNEGRGSSSSEEDRYQQLLGRRVDFPLHVLVSVLSYLVFGFLPPVVYGFSFRESNDKDFKLLTVAAASIVCIMILAAGKAYVQSQSLNRSYIKTISYYMAFGFAVSGVSYLFGGLIMELLDTIGLFPPASGPVLNPSFPFHGAGADPTLLATY
- the LOC111914191 gene encoding membrane protein of ER body-like protein isoform X3, which encodes MKDNINITIHNQENDFNIRIHNQENGNGLDFVINNQIGEHEKQNNLSDNSLHPSEISFEEVDKTESSEIEVIKDVEDEFDVETVIKKQETHDLFCPNCNSCITKRVILRKRKRRIPVPGDIAKRNKPETSNPSEVNLVSDDIQPLISNEDDHERDPDVFRCLSCFSIFMPTGNGFKLFGNKSNRENNQTSVKESWFSRIFASKKVERLNNQGSSTTTIVKMDMENGQVQSATVTVNQQQQQQQYSNPIDSDIPTPSSVVNGDENALPSPQGFDTIKQPIADASDNNNVKESNGSHSHTTNGNMDLEKDQIKSATPSVNRDSNASSAQGSNTFKQPIADESDNNVIESNDSQLADNTDGDQLVTSYHTEFNSQSDYPGMFVVKPPLNHVEPEQDFVFSHHPDGLTLHVPPNIGSLIIDNSQMNQVLDVTIQNNNPDLEIGSRAVEQGGETAATGGRSLDIVKSIVYGGLLEIIASLSVVASAVGADASTLNVLALGLANIFGGLLVISHDLWDLKNEGRGSSSSEEDRYQQLLGRRVDFPLHVLVSVLSYLVFGFLPPVVYGFSFRESNDKDFKLLTVAAASIVCIMILAAGKAYVQSQSLNRSYIKTISYYMAFGFAVSGVSYLFGGLIMELLDTIGLFPPASGPVLNPSFPFHGAGADPTLLATY